The genome window AAACAGCAGGCGAAGCGGCAGCTaaaattgtagtattttgttcCTATGGCTGGCCAGGTTGCGCCTCGCGCTGCCTCCTTGCTTCTCCAATGCtggccacacacacagttgaAGTTGTATTTTAGTTTGCTAACCTAAAGAAGCGTGTGTTACACATGTTTTTGCTAGCCCATAAGTATTTATTGAAACACTTAAGTAACTAAAACCAATCCGaagtgcaaaaataaatagcatCAAAGTTCACAATTATGTTAAAAGACAAGCGGCTCGCTATCAGCAActatttaatactttattaCTAGAAATTGTGTAatgacagcagcaaacaatCGTCATCGTGACACTGAATCTGGCGCCTTCGCTCGCCGGGTTCACTTCACTACCCAGCCGAACATGCAAAGCATGACCGAGGCATGCAAAGAGAAGTGATCATTTCACACATCACCAATACGTTTACACGTAGAAggtcgctctcactctcttcgTGACTAAAAGTTCTGCTGAGTATCGCGAGCGTACTCGTGTCACGAtgtctatctctctttcgctcgcaTACGCTTGCGTAGTAGCGATCATTTGTTGAGCTACTTCCGCATTAGCAGCTTCAATCGGGGGCGGCTGACTCGCGACTTTGAAGCGGTTTGCAGGCGTTTTGCGCGCGATTAGCGTTTTGTAAGTATTTCCGTTTTGTGCGGCTCGTTGACATTGCAATTGTCTGTAATCATTGTGCAATTAATCTAACAGACCCCCAGACGGGGTCGGGCCTAACGTGCTGCTAACGgctattttgttattgttattgtttattgctAGCTAGTATACTTATaagtttgttttgtattttatttatagttttgcAATGTCAGCAAGCAAAGCTGGTGAATGGGGCGTACCTATGGGGCGGCTGCTTAAACGCCTTTAAGCAGCTGTTTAACCAAGTGCCGTTAGAAGTATGACAGATCTATGTGAATAGAGCAATAAgatataaattatacatttcgTGAAACGATTGTTTTCGTcgatttgctgttgttctAAGGCCAAGGTCGTCagcgaaacgaaaaaaacaattgcaaattcaCTAACAACAGTTGACATTTGAGGTCAGCAGTGCTAATGATGGTGTtcatgatgatgacgacgatggcgatgatgatgatcatgaaCATGTGGATGATGCTGTTGTCTGGCGTGACTATATAAAGTCAAAACTAAACAAATCCAAAATGAATCACAATGATCAATATCGAATGAAattggtttgtttttgtttttgcttttttctatatattttcacAAATTCATGGCCATATTTTATAGCGTGCTCTATTAGACTCTAGAAGGCTTCCCTTAAGCTTAATATGCGACTCATTTGTTGTATTGGGCTCGAAGAACGTAATGTTCATGGTAAAGTCCATTTCGGGCAGAAAAGCAGGTAAATTATCCAATGCGTAGACATTGTGGAAATAAAGCGGACCCTTGAAAACATTCATAATCAATTAAAAGAAATCATTTTCGATGTTTAACTACAAATACCTCATGGAAAGGACACTCCTTTGGCATATTACTGTCTCTAGCCATGTTTTGAAAAACACTTTGAGCCAATTTATTTGACATGCGTCTATCCCGTAGATATTGACAAACATCGAAAGATCCTTCGAATAACACCATTTCGGTTTTTTGCGTAGGACGTTGCACGAGAAGCTTGTACTTGCACCACATCAGGTTAATGGGTTCGATAAACTCCATATCCGAAGATATTCTTTCCATATCTTCAGGGCCAATACGACAGCTCAAGTTCTTATAGACAGGCCAATGGATATCGCAGTCGAAGCTGTGCCACTGAATCTTGTAACGGCTTCGCTAATGTTAAAAACAAACTATTAGATAATCTATCCAAAGGGTAAGACAGtcgcaataataatataatatgtatattaatagtatatacatatattctgtTTATTTAGTTCCCATTTTCCATATgtttga of Drosophila nasuta strain 15112-1781.00 chromosome 3, ASM2355853v1, whole genome shotgun sequence contains these proteins:
- the LOC132788108 gene encoding uncharacterized protein LOC132788108 produces the protein MERISSDMEFIEPINLMWCKYKLLVQRPTQKTEMVLFEGSFDVCQYLRDRRMSNKLAQSVFQNMARDSNMPKECPFHEGPLYFHNVYALDNLPAFLPEMDFTMNITFFEPNTTNESHIKLKGSLLESNRARYKIWP